The following proteins are co-located in the Triticum aestivum cultivar Chinese Spring chromosome 1A, IWGSC CS RefSeq v2.1, whole genome shotgun sequence genome:
- the LOC123062882 gene encoding cytochrome P450 71A1, producing the protein MASLELNSTLVLCLLFVVSCFTIVVRGFGYGRRSAQPPSPPGLPIIGNLHQLGRGRPHRTLEALARRHGPLLLLRLGSVRAIVVSSASLAEAVLRTQDNVFCSRPQQYTARGTLYGCRDVGFSAYNERWRQLRRIAVVHLLSVKRVDSFRALREEEVARFVGRVRAASGSGAHERRRGINVTDLIITLTYTVISRAAFGNKLGGVEPAKVRDMMKELTDLLGTIAVSDVFPRLGWLVDWATGLQARVKTTAAKLDSIMERTITEHEGDPGNDNGEAPDLLDDLLLIAKDGDQGFKLDRIDVKGVILDMYIAGTDTTYKTIEWTMAELIKNPREMAKVQSEVRQVAAGEHGGVLEEELEKMSLLQAAMKETLRLHPPVPLLIPRESIQDAQLHGYDIPAKTRVMVNTWAIGRDDESWENAEEFRPERFLGRTIDYNGKDPRFLPFGAGRRGCPGIAFGTRLAELTLANMMYHFDWELPDGQDPESFEVVESSGLSPGLKSALILGIKPL; encoded by the exons ATGGCATCTCTTGAGCTCAACTCTACCCTAGTCCTCTGCCTACTCTTCGTGGTTTCTTGCTTCACCATCGTCGTAAGAGGCTTCGGATATGGCCGCCGGAGTGCGCAGCCGCCTTCGCCGCCTGGGCTGCCCATCATCGGCAACCTGCATCAGCTCGGGCGGGGCCGCCCACACCGGACGCTGGAGGCTCTGGCGCGGCGCCacggcccgctcctcctcctccgcctcggctCCGTGCGGGCCATCGTGGTCTCCTCGGCCTCGCTCGCCGAGGCGGTGCTCAGGACGCAGGACAACGTCTTCTGCAGCCGCCCGCAGCAGTACACGGCCCGCGGGACGCTCTACGGCTGCCGGGACGTCGGCTTCAGCGCCTACAACGAGCGGTGGCGCCAGCTCCGCCGCATCGCCGTGGTGCACCTCCTCAGCGTGAAGCGGGTCGACTCCTTCCGCGCTCTCCGGGAGGAGGAGGTCGCGCGCTTCGTGGGACGGGTGCGCGCGGCGAGTGGGAGTGGCGCGCACGAGAGGCGCCGGGGAATCAACGTGACGGATCTCATCATCACCTTAACCTACACCGTGATCTCCAGGGCTGCGTTCGGGAACAAGCTTGGTGGGGTGGAGCCGGCCAAGGTCCGGGACATGATGAAGGAGCTCACGGACCTGCTCGGCACGATCGCCGTGAGCGACGTTTTTCCGAGACTAGGGTGGCTGGTGGACTGGGCGACGGGGCTCCAAGCGAGGGTGAAGACGACGGCGGCCAAGCTCGACAGTATTATGGAGAGGACGATCACGGAGCACGAGGGTGACCCAGGAAACGACAACGGTGAGGCTCCGGACCTCCTGGACGACTTGCTCTTGATAGCCAAGGATGGTGACCAGGGGTTTAAGCTGGACCGGATCGATGTGAAGGGAGTCATCTTG GACATGTACATAGCAGGCACCGACACGACCTACAAGACGATAGAATGGACCATGGCCGAGCTCATCAAGAATCCAAGAGAAATGGCAAAGGTGCAATCAGAGGTGAGACAGGTTGCTGCAGGTGAGCATGGAGGAGTCCTCGAGGAGGAGCTCGAAAAGATGAGCCTCCTGCAGGCGGCCATGAAGGAAACATTGCGGCTACACCCGCCGGTGCCGCTCCTCATCCCACGTGAATCCATTCAGGATGCACAGCTACACGGCTATGACATCCCGGCCAAGACCCGGGTCATGGTCAACACGTGGGCCATAGGGAGGGACGACGAGTCGTGGGAGAACGCTGAAGAGTTCCGGCCAGAAAGGTTCCTCGGCAGGACCATCGACTACAATGGCAAGGACCCTCGGTTTCTACCGTTCGGCGCAGGGAGGAGGGGGTGCCCCGGTATTGCCTTTGGGACGCGCCTCGCAGAGCTCACGCTGGCCAACATGATGTACCATTTCGACTGGGAGCTACCGGATGGCCAGGATCCCGAGTCATTTGAGGTTGTTGAGTCCAGTGGCTTGTCGCCTGGCCTTAAGTCTGCCTTAATCCTTGGTATAAAACCTCTGTAA